The following proteins are encoded in a genomic region of Corylus avellana chromosome ca4, CavTom2PMs-1.0:
- the LOC132178995 gene encoding uncharacterized protein LOC132178995, whose amino-acid sequence MKFLEYTPLDRLNDFLSNLNLGERTIKGCLEAYSCKHTGTDKKLSLSLENEMLDYLGRSSDTDSSSPADFLLSRSSRKTLIYLVLTLNHMYPDYDFSAVKAHQFFTEESWDIFKQILDTYMFEASKEWIETNGGSSLLEALYKALDEVVKLAECEIYSYNPDSDADPFLERGAIWSFNFFFYNRKQRRVVSFRLCCLSNLVADEFLMVELPSEEDGEIFDDMDM is encoded by the exons ATGAAGTTCTTGGAGTACACTCCTTTGGATCG GTTAAATGATTTTCTAAGTAATTTAAACCTTGGGGAGCGTACCATTAAGGGATGCCTTGAAGCTTACTCCT gcAAACACACGGGAACTGATAAGAAATTGTCTCTCAGCTTGGAGAatgag ATGCTTGATTATCTAGGGAGATCTTCAGACACTGACTCTTCCTCACCAGCTGATTTCCTGTTGAGCAGATCCAG CCGGAAGACATTGATCTACCTGGTTCTTACTCTCAATCACATGTATCCGGATTATGATTTCAG TGCGGTGAAAGCTCATCAGTTCTTCACAGAGGAAAGCTGGGACATTTTTAAGCAGATTCTTGATACCTACATGTTTGAAGCATCAAAG GAATGGATTGAGACTAATGGGGGCAGTTCCCTGCTGGAGGCCTTGTACAAGGCTCTTGACGAG GTTGTAAAACTAGCAGAATGCGAAATTTACAGTTACAATCCGGACTCTGATGCAGATCCATTTCTAGAGAGAGGAGCCAT ATGGtctttcaatttcttcttctataACAGAAAACAAAGGCGTGTTGTGAGTTTTCGTCTTTGCTGTTTGAG TAATTTGGTGGCCGATGAATTTCTTATGGTTGAATTACCTTCCGAGGAAGATGGAGAGATTTTTGATGACATGGACATGTGA